A genomic segment from Anaerolineales bacterium encodes:
- a CDS encoding ribonuclease H-like domain-containing protein: protein MSDDALRRRLKRLGRKSRKRAELKAARPRPVDLPPGDELDTPHGKAFRIQELYPRDYEHAGCELSRIFDFKSDLAAQVVRQPNLAEVSFEDMLFLDTETTGLAGGAGTIAFLVGVGRFTGDHFRLRQYFLREPGEEAGLLHALQEDIENAAAIVSFNGRVFDVPLLEMRYMLGLRKHWSLSSLPQIDLLHPARRLWRRSLPDCSLGTIERTLLGVERSDEDVPGAQIPGMYLDYLHTGDARQMTRVLYHNAIDILSLVGLAVHVFERHEDRDPGDLSGAEALALARWHLENGRDVQARKAFKSALENAGEEVRLDALRYFSTYLKRTDHRDEAIGYWGTWHSIAPDDPRPCIELAKYHEWYAEDIPAARHWAQEALQCLTYWTDDWRRDKMWSEIEHRLKRLAHKIPAE, encoded by the coding sequence ATGAGTGATGATGCACTTCGCCGGCGCTTGAAACGCTTGGGGCGAAAGTCGCGCAAACGCGCAGAGTTGAAAGCTGCACGGCCGCGCCCTGTGGATCTGCCGCCCGGCGATGAGCTGGATACCCCGCACGGAAAAGCCTTTCGCATCCAGGAATTGTATCCACGGGATTATGAGCATGCCGGCTGCGAACTCTCAAGAATTTTCGATTTCAAGAGCGACCTGGCCGCGCAGGTAGTACGGCAGCCGAACCTCGCGGAGGTCTCTTTTGAAGACATGCTTTTTCTCGATACGGAAACCACCGGCCTGGCCGGCGGTGCAGGAACCATTGCTTTTCTGGTCGGCGTGGGACGATTTACGGGCGATCATTTCCGTCTGCGCCAGTACTTTCTGCGGGAGCCGGGCGAAGAAGCGGGATTGCTTCACGCTCTGCAAGAAGACATCGAGAATGCGGCTGCGATCGTGTCCTTCAACGGTCGTGTGTTTGACGTGCCCTTGCTCGAGATGCGCTACATGCTTGGATTGCGAAAGCATTGGTCATTGAGTTCGTTACCACAGATCGATCTTCTCCATCCGGCGCGGCGTTTGTGGCGGCGCAGCCTTCCCGATTGTAGTCTGGGGACGATCGAGCGGACGTTGTTGGGCGTCGAGCGTTCGGATGAAGATGTCCCGGGCGCGCAGATTCCCGGCATGTATCTCGATTACCTGCACACGGGCGACGCCCGGCAGATGACGCGGGTTCTCTATCATAATGCGATCGACATTCTCAGCCTTGTCGGACTCGCTGTCCACGTGTTCGAGCGGCATGAAGATCGAGATCCGGGGGATCTATCCGGTGCGGAAGCACTGGCATTGGCGCGCTGGCATCTGGAAAACGGACGGGATGTGCAAGCGAGGAAAGCCTTTAAGTCGGCACTCGAAAACGCAGGAGAAGAAGTCCGCCTGGACGCGCTGCGCTATTTTTCTACGTATTTAAAGCGCACAGATCATCGGGATGAGGCCATCGGGTATTGGGGAACCTGGCATTCCATTGCGCCGGATGACCCGCGCCCATGCATCGAATTGGCGAAATATCATGAGTGGTACGCTGAGGATATCCCCGCGGCGCGGCATTGGGCGCAAGAGGCGCTTCAATGTCTGACATATTGGACGGATGATTGGCGGCGAGACAAGATGTGGTCGGAAATCGAGCACCGTCTGAAACGCCTGGCGCACAAGATTCCAGCTGAATGA